In Arthrobacter citreus, a genomic segment contains:
- a CDS encoding AAA family ATPase — MLLRTEKDPDLLVGRDEALAELAHGLETAAGAVVVGPAGIGKSALIRVAAADPAFYPVRIRGSRESGKTPFGALAWLISELAEDVESRPEQLLQELTSLLAGRAAGRRVLLLLDNVESLDHWTGMAVSQLVRRSGASVLAAAESFAESAPDVMALWTEGLLVRVDLGPLVMEQTRELMQNLLGGPVSTLAAQSMHRHSGGNPQLITLLVQDQTDDGSLMRHDGVWVLAKPLAFSGQAAEVITSRLKRLPPDERSLVQLLALARDLPVSVVLKLFPAETVDRLEEARVVEISDQSIHLASTGTAAAIAAAIPPGRSRELWEEVSALLDPQMLRPSALIRFARWTLASQGTLDPETAERAAILSTAHDDPASALQFLRAVPQEKRGPAMLLAEVQALRESGNYLDALRALDRLPSPLDPREPAAWVELMLQRAALLQLLPRHGNAAETLHSISAAIQDHTGHAAYHQWEAQVVLMHSAIAIDAGRPKEVPGRLGSLAADRKLSPAVRMRALALHAQFLAVSGDFEELLTVVRPFKDGFQGTLGANTMDSAHIRFLLALVAAGEQRLAEELVADLKDGANRRAFRGSAGDVALGGIHALCGRADSALAALTSAMSQIRVQDPFDVLPLVHALSARVLALQGDVQDAQREASDDAEFRYRPQELVGSMSKVLGLEAMLAGDTQKLCGELRSIAKDNLRTGMVPIALHCLAAAAGRGDREAAAELAAAASGAKGRWASALHCLGTGLAQGNPSLLLESAALADELGNDLMCHTAAAAALHLLEGQTGSDSRVQARTALRLEHASFRKLRQANSIQARMAALSPFEADLARRAAGTATRKEISAELHLSPRTIDWHLGKIFDKLHVSGRSELGEVLR, encoded by the coding sequence ATGTTGTTAAGGACCGAAAAAGATCCGGATCTTCTGGTGGGCCGGGACGAGGCGCTGGCCGAACTGGCACATGGGCTGGAGACAGCGGCAGGTGCAGTTGTGGTCGGTCCGGCAGGCATCGGAAAGTCCGCCCTGATCCGGGTAGCCGCCGCCGATCCGGCCTTTTACCCGGTGAGGATCCGCGGAAGCCGGGAATCCGGCAAAACACCTTTTGGCGCGCTGGCCTGGTTGATCTCCGAGCTGGCGGAGGACGTTGAATCACGGCCCGAGCAGTTGCTGCAGGAGCTGACCTCGCTGCTGGCAGGGCGTGCCGCCGGAAGAAGAGTTTTACTGCTGCTGGATAATGTTGAGAGCCTCGACCACTGGACCGGCATGGCGGTTTCGCAGCTGGTCCGCAGGTCAGGTGCCAGCGTCCTCGCCGCCGCCGAGAGCTTTGCCGAGTCCGCCCCGGATGTTATGGCTTTGTGGACTGAAGGCTTGCTGGTCCGCGTGGACCTTGGCCCGCTGGTGATGGAACAGACCCGGGAACTGATGCAAAACCTCCTGGGCGGACCGGTCTCCACCTTGGCCGCCCAATCGATGCACCGCCACTCCGGCGGGAATCCGCAGTTGATTACCCTCTTGGTCCAGGACCAGACCGATGACGGATCGCTGATGCGGCACGACGGCGTCTGGGTCCTCGCCAAGCCGCTGGCGTTCTCCGGCCAAGCGGCTGAAGTCATCACTTCCCGGTTGAAGCGGCTCCCGCCCGACGAGAGGTCATTGGTTCAGCTTCTGGCCCTGGCCCGCGATTTGCCCGTGTCGGTTGTGCTGAAGCTGTTTCCGGCCGAAACCGTTGACCGGCTGGAAGAGGCACGCGTGGTGGAGATCTCGGATCAGTCAATTCACCTCGCCAGCACCGGCACAGCCGCCGCCATCGCGGCGGCCATACCCCCGGGGCGCAGCAGGGAACTGTGGGAAGAAGTATCGGCACTGTTGGATCCGCAGATGCTCCGCCCCTCAGCGCTCATCCGTTTCGCCCGGTGGACGCTGGCCAGCCAAGGCACCCTGGACCCGGAAACTGCAGAGCGTGCCGCCATTCTGTCCACAGCGCACGATGATCCCGCGTCGGCGCTGCAATTCCTCCGGGCAGTTCCCCAGGAAAAGCGCGGCCCTGCAATGCTGCTGGCCGAGGTGCAGGCGTTGAGGGAGTCCGGGAACTACCTGGATGCCCTTCGCGCGCTCGACCGTCTTCCGTCCCCGCTCGATCCCCGGGAACCGGCAGCCTGGGTGGAACTCATGCTGCAGAGAGCGGCACTGCTGCAGCTTCTTCCCCGCCACGGCAATGCTGCGGAAACACTGCACAGTATTAGTGCAGCTATCCAGGACCACACGGGTCATGCCGCTTATCACCAGTGGGAAGCGCAGGTGGTGCTGATGCACAGTGCCATAGCGATCGACGCCGGGCGCCCGAAAGAGGTGCCCGGGCGGCTCGGTTCTCTGGCCGCGGACCGGAAGCTGAGCCCGGCCGTCCGCATGCGGGCACTTGCCCTGCACGCCCAGTTCCTCGCAGTGTCCGGAGACTTCGAGGAACTGCTGACAGTGGTGCGACCGTTCAAGGACGGTTTTCAGGGCACTCTGGGTGCCAACACCATGGATTCGGCGCATATTAGGTTCCTCCTGGCCCTGGTAGCCGCCGGAGAACAAAGGCTCGCCGAAGAATTGGTGGCCGATCTGAAGGACGGCGCCAACCGCCGGGCCTTCCGCGGCAGTGCTGGGGATGTTGCGCTGGGAGGGATCCATGCCCTTTGCGGCAGGGCGGACAGTGCCCTTGCCGCCCTCACCAGTGCCATGAGCCAGATTCGCGTACAGGACCCCTTTGACGTCCTGCCACTTGTGCATGCACTGTCCGCGCGCGTCCTGGCCCTCCAAGGCGACGTGCAGGACGCCCAACGCGAGGCGTCGGACGACGCTGAATTCAGGTACCGCCCCCAGGAACTGGTGGGGTCCATGTCCAAGGTGCTGGGGCTGGAAGCCATGCTGGCCGGAGATACGCAAAAGCTGTGCGGCGAATTGCGTTCCATAGCCAAAGACAACCTCCGCACCGGCATGGTCCCCATCGCCCTGCACTGCCTGGCGGCAGCCGCCGGCAGGGGAGACCGGGAGGCTGCTGCTGAGCTGGCCGCGGCTGCCTCCGGCGCCAAGGGGCGCTGGGCCTCCGCGCTGCACTGTCTTGGTACCGGACTGGCGCAGGGGAACCCATCCCTGCTGCTGGAATCTGCCGCGCTCGCGGATGAGCTCGGCAATGACCTGATGTGCCATACGGCAGCAGCGGCAGCCCTGCATCTTCTCGAGGGACAGACCGGCAGCGATAGCCGGGTCCAGGCACGGACTGCGCTCAGGCTTGAGCACGCCAGCTTCCGCAAGCTGCGTCAAGCCAACTCCATTCAGGCGCGAATGGCAGCACTGAGTCCATTCGAAGCTGATCTTGCCCGCCGCGCCGCGGGAACTGCGACACGAAAGGAAATAAGCGCCGAACTGCACCTGTCGCCGCGCACCATCGATTGGCACCTGGGTAAAATCTTCGACAAGCTGCATGTTTCGGGACGCTCGGAACTCGGCGAGGTTCTGCGGTAA
- the pth gene encoding aminoacyl-tRNA hydrolase: protein MNSNTWLVVGLGNPGPGYSRNRHNIGQMVLDDLASRVGGNFKTHKSRAQILEGRLGIGGPRVILAKPLTYMNLSGGPVSALSKFFDIPASNVVAVHDEIDIPFNTIKLKSGGGEGGHNGLRDMSRALGTKDYYRVRVGVGRPPGRMETADYVLKDFPPVEAKELPFLIGDAADAVELLLTEGLTAAQQKFHSVAS, encoded by the coding sequence GTGAACAGCAACACCTGGCTTGTAGTCGGGCTCGGGAACCCCGGGCCCGGCTACAGCCGTAACCGGCACAATATCGGCCAGATGGTCCTCGATGACCTGGCCTCCCGCGTGGGCGGAAACTTTAAGACCCACAAGTCGCGGGCCCAGATTCTCGAAGGCCGGCTGGGCATCGGCGGGCCGCGCGTCATTCTCGCGAAGCCCCTGACCTACATGAACCTCTCTGGCGGACCGGTCTCGGCGCTGAGCAAGTTTTTCGACATCCCCGCGTCGAATGTTGTGGCGGTGCACGACGAAATCGACATTCCGTTCAACACCATCAAGCTCAAGTCCGGCGGCGGCGAAGGCGGCCACAACGGACTGCGCGACATGAGCCGTGCCTTGGGCACCAAGGACTATTACCGCGTCCGCGTTGGTGTGGGACGACCGCCGGGCCGCATGGAGACAGCTGACTACGTGCTCAAGGACTTTCCCCCGGTTGAAGCCAAAGAGCTTCCCTTCCTCATCGGTGACGCCGCCGACGCCGTTGAACTGCTGCTGACCGAAGGCCTTACCGCAGCGCAGCAGAAGTTCCACTCCGTCGCTTCCTGA
- a CDS encoding LuxR family transcriptional regulator, translated as MQAFAARPFVGREAVTEAVMASVLRRGGHGAVVLADAGMGKSALAGILAAQLNGRIPVHRIHTSSSLAQVPYGALAPLIFDVEPQDTNSSHAVMRSLLRRLYPDGRTSDPSEAPLLIVDDADALDEATADLLAQLVASAQIRILLLARRITDVPAGISNQVWEGILSRHELHPLTDDQVHELCVQVLGGPVLTSASTDLARAAGGNPMLVLALLSETVRAGSLEERNGVWLLHEQMLPPDGRLGDLLRAQLSGLSKDERDALEIISLAEPLPAAAAFDLGLHRAVDALTEAKLVKISPGPSRLLQPMHPLYGEVVRRLVPAARSARLRQRLLASGAAAGGRAENLLRWVSWSLDCGVQVSDAELVEAAYRANNSFDSAAALRAAGAVKGPKYSLAARVQAARACQQDGDRESARELIDGVTDAARDLTTLKMAVLIRVQLYLQEQSEISGLSTIAADWLAGVDRIEAQGNLDAELTADVISSRRGGRLLALMGRVSDGELLPAEQELNGILEDARAAEDDEATLVAETLLAQILTTTGRAYASCEMSRHAMAVLDRGGHRFMSYYHFVLQRHLSALLWLGDWTGLQTAAQHGTAGVFGALVRVAGVVDLAIAVMHLRKDDRTGALTHLSASIEGLRTHDYEGMLPLALALAAFVAASVGQRKEAEEFLAEGLGVSSRGSAADRILSRGYTVGARSVLALQRDPRKELRELISEAEDRGFIAVELELRLLSLAFGDLEGLSRLVKITGDFEGPHVETAAVIARAFLDEDIDVLLRFGAGEADPGWRRMAGRCREEALRLAMASGDRALLSRVQRALNKKNGQTEDQLPKAGVPLLTRRERDIAALVIQGHRNAEIAERLFLSVRTVEGHIYRTFEKLGISRREDLKQELLTQHGPE; from the coding sequence ATGCAGGCATTTGCGGCACGGCCGTTCGTGGGACGGGAGGCCGTCACCGAAGCGGTGATGGCCAGTGTGCTGCGCAGGGGCGGACACGGCGCCGTCGTGCTGGCCGACGCCGGGATGGGCAAGAGCGCGCTGGCAGGGATCCTTGCGGCACAGTTGAACGGGCGCATCCCGGTGCACCGGATCCATACCAGTTCGTCCCTGGCACAGGTCCCTTACGGTGCCCTGGCCCCGCTGATCTTCGATGTGGAGCCACAGGACACCAATTCTTCGCACGCTGTTATGCGTTCGCTGCTGAGACGGCTGTATCCGGACGGCCGGACGTCGGATCCGTCCGAGGCACCGCTGCTGATCGTTGATGATGCCGACGCGCTGGATGAGGCAACCGCGGATCTGCTCGCTCAGCTTGTGGCTTCGGCCCAAATCCGCATCCTGCTGCTGGCCCGGCGCATCACCGATGTCCCCGCCGGGATCTCCAACCAGGTGTGGGAAGGCATACTGTCCCGGCATGAGCTCCACCCGCTGACGGATGACCAGGTCCATGAACTGTGTGTCCAGGTGCTTGGCGGGCCGGTCCTGACCAGCGCAAGCACTGATCTGGCCCGGGCAGCCGGGGGAAACCCCATGCTGGTTCTGGCGTTGTTGTCGGAAACCGTGCGGGCGGGCAGCCTCGAGGAACGCAATGGGGTCTGGCTCCTGCATGAGCAAATGCTTCCGCCGGACGGCCGGCTGGGGGATTTGCTCAGGGCGCAGCTGTCCGGTCTGAGCAAAGATGAGCGCGACGCCCTGGAGATCATTTCGCTGGCCGAACCGCTGCCGGCTGCCGCTGCCTTTGATCTCGGGTTACACCGGGCCGTCGACGCCCTGACCGAAGCGAAACTGGTCAAGATTTCTCCCGGACCGTCCCGCCTCCTGCAGCCCATGCATCCCCTGTACGGCGAGGTGGTGCGCCGGCTGGTTCCCGCAGCACGCAGTGCCCGCCTCCGCCAGCGGTTGCTTGCCTCCGGCGCGGCCGCCGGAGGCAGAGCGGAGAACCTCCTGCGCTGGGTGAGCTGGTCGCTGGACTGCGGTGTCCAAGTGAGCGACGCCGAACTCGTCGAGGCTGCGTACCGCGCCAACAACTCCTTTGACAGTGCTGCCGCCCTTCGCGCCGCCGGCGCGGTCAAGGGGCCCAAATACTCCCTTGCCGCCCGCGTCCAGGCCGCGCGGGCCTGCCAGCAGGACGGCGACCGGGAATCTGCCCGGGAACTGATTGACGGCGTCACCGACGCTGCCCGTGACCTCACCACCCTCAAGATGGCAGTGCTGATCCGGGTCCAGCTGTACCTGCAGGAGCAGTCCGAAATTTCGGGACTGTCCACTATTGCCGCAGACTGGCTGGCCGGCGTCGACCGCATCGAAGCGCAGGGAAACCTGGACGCCGAGCTGACGGCTGATGTGATTTCCTCCCGCCGCGGAGGACGACTGCTTGCCCTCATGGGCAGGGTTTCCGACGGGGAGCTGCTGCCCGCGGAACAGGAATTGAACGGTATCCTCGAGGACGCCCGGGCGGCGGAGGATGACGAAGCCACCCTTGTTGCGGAGACGCTGCTCGCTCAAATCCTGACCACCACCGGAAGGGCATATGCCAGCTGTGAAATGAGCCGGCACGCAATGGCTGTGCTGGACAGGGGCGGGCACCGGTTCATGTCCTACTACCACTTCGTCCTCCAGCGCCATCTGTCTGCACTGCTGTGGCTGGGGGATTGGACAGGCCTCCAAACGGCGGCGCAGCACGGTACGGCCGGAGTCTTCGGGGCGCTCGTCAGGGTGGCCGGGGTGGTGGACCTGGCAATTGCCGTGATGCATCTGAGGAAGGATGACCGCACGGGGGCATTGACGCATCTGTCCGCATCCATCGAAGGGCTGCGAACTCACGACTATGAGGGGATGTTGCCGCTGGCGCTTGCCCTGGCAGCCTTCGTAGCCGCTTCAGTGGGGCAGCGGAAAGAGGCAGAGGAGTTCCTGGCTGAGGGGCTGGGCGTTAGTTCCCGGGGCTCGGCTGCGGATCGGATCCTGTCCCGCGGCTACACAGTTGGCGCCCGTTCAGTGTTGGCCCTGCAGCGGGATCCGCGGAAAGAGCTCAGGGAGCTCATCAGCGAGGCCGAGGACAGGGGATTTATCGCGGTGGAGCTGGAGCTGAGGCTCCTGTCGCTGGCCTTCGGCGACCTGGAGGGGCTCAGCCGGCTGGTGAAAATCACCGGGGACTTTGAGGGACCGCATGTGGAGACCGCCGCTGTCATTGCCAGGGCCTTCCTGGACGAGGACATTGACGTGCTTCTGCGTTTTGGTGCGGGCGAGGCGGATCCGGGCTGGCGGCGCATGGCCGGAAGGTGCAGAGAAGAAGCCCTGCGTCTGGCCATGGCCAGCGGGGACCGCGCGCTCCTCTCAAGGGTTCAGCGGGCCCTTAACAAGAAGAACGGCCAGACGGAGGACCAGCTGCCGAAGGCCGGGGTGCCGCTGCTGACCCGGCGGGAACGCGATATCGCGGCATTGGTGATCCAGGGCCACCGGAACGCTGAAATCGCAGAGCGGCTTTTCCTCTCCGTTCGAACGGTGGAAGGCCATATCTACCGGACCTTCGAGAAACTGGGGATCAGCCGCCGTGAAGACCTCAAACAGGAACTCCTGACCCAACATGGCCCCGAATGA
- a CDS encoding 50S ribosomal protein L25/general stress protein Ctc, whose translation MSEQKLAGTVRTEFGKGAARKARVANMIPAVIYGHGAEVMHILLPAKATTLAVRTSNALLEIDVDGESHLALARDIQRDPIKQIIEHIDLLTVRKGEKVEVEVNVHVEGELAAGSSVYNQEANTVLVAADATNLPETIVVSIEGRTAGEHIYASDLELPAGVELLLDPETMVINISESVVQDLGAPSDEQIADAAAEVGAEA comes from the coding sequence ATGTCTGAGCAGAAGCTCGCAGGAACCGTCCGCACCGAATTCGGCAAGGGTGCTGCCCGCAAGGCACGCGTTGCCAACATGATCCCGGCAGTCATCTACGGCCACGGCGCCGAGGTTATGCACATCCTGCTTCCGGCCAAGGCCACCACGCTGGCTGTCCGCACCTCCAACGCCCTGCTGGAAATCGACGTTGACGGCGAGTCGCACCTGGCCCTGGCCCGCGACATCCAGCGCGACCCGATCAAGCAGATCATCGAGCACATCGACCTGCTGACCGTCCGCAAGGGCGAAAAGGTTGAGGTTGAAGTCAACGTTCACGTTGAAGGCGAACTGGCTGCCGGCTCCTCCGTATACAACCAGGAAGCCAACACGGTCCTGGTTGCTGCTGACGCCACCAACCTGCCCGAAACCATCGTGGTCAGCATCGAAGGCCGCACGGCCGGCGAGCACATCTACGCTTCCGACCTGGAACTGCCTGCCGGCGTCGAGCTGCTGCTGGATCCCGAAACCATGGTCATCAACATCTCCGAGTCCGTTGTCCAGGACCTGGGCGCTCCGTCCGACGAGCAGATTGCCGATGCAGCTGCTGAAGTTGGCGCCGAAGCGTAA
- a CDS encoding ribose-phosphate diphosphokinase, giving the protein MSSEITAQGEKKLVLATGRAHPELAEEIARCLDTDLLPLASYDFANGEIYVRPGESVRGTDAFVIQAHPAPMNNWLMEQLITVDALKRASAKRITVVSPFYPYARQDKKGRGREPISARLIADLYKTAGADRIMSVDLHTSQIQGFFDGPVDHLMAIPLLADYIRTRVDVTNVTVVSPDTGRVRVAEQWAERLGGAPLAFVHKSRDLTVPNQAVSKQVVGQVEGRTCVLIDDMIDTGGTIAGAVRVLKEAGAKDVIIAATHAVFSDPAARTLAESGAREVVVTNTLPIPAAKRFDQLTVLSIAPLIARAIKEVFEDGSVTSLFDGKA; this is encoded by the coding sequence ATGAGCAGCGAGATCACCGCCCAAGGTGAAAAGAAGCTTGTCCTTGCCACTGGCCGGGCACACCCGGAGCTGGCCGAGGAGATCGCGCGCTGTCTCGACACGGACCTGCTTCCGCTGGCGTCCTATGACTTCGCCAACGGCGAGATCTATGTCCGTCCCGGTGAGAGCGTCCGCGGCACGGATGCCTTCGTGATCCAGGCGCATCCGGCGCCCATGAACAACTGGCTGATGGAACAGCTGATCACCGTTGACGCGTTGAAGCGGGCCTCCGCCAAGCGCATCACCGTGGTTTCCCCGTTCTATCCGTATGCCCGGCAGGACAAGAAGGGCCGCGGCCGCGAGCCCATCTCGGCCCGCTTGATTGCCGACCTGTACAAGACCGCCGGCGCCGACCGCATCATGAGCGTTGACCTGCACACGTCGCAGATCCAGGGCTTCTTTGACGGCCCCGTGGATCACCTGATGGCGATCCCGCTGCTGGCTGACTACATCCGCACCCGCGTTGATGTCACCAACGTCACCGTGGTGTCCCCGGACACGGGCCGCGTCCGTGTAGCCGAGCAGTGGGCCGAGCGCCTGGGCGGCGCTCCGCTGGCGTTCGTGCACAAGAGCCGTGACCTCACCGTCCCGAACCAGGCCGTGTCCAAGCAGGTTGTGGGCCAGGTCGAAGGACGCACCTGCGTGCTGATTGACGACATGATCGACACCGGCGGAACCATTGCCGGAGCCGTGCGCGTCCTCAAGGAGGCCGGCGCAAAGGATGTCATCATCGCGGCCACCCACGCCGTGTTCTCCGATCCGGCTGCCCGCACGCTGGCCGAATCAGGTGCCCGCGAAGTCGTGGTGACCAACACGCTGCCGATCCCGGCCGCCAAGCGCTTCGATCAGCTGACCGTCCTCTCGATCGCTCCGCTGATTGCGCGTGCCATCAAGGAAGTCTTTGAAGACGGGTCCGTCACGAGCCTGTTCGACGGCAAGGCCTAG